In the genome of Streptomyces sp. 846.5, the window TCGAGGAGCGGGCAGCATCGCTCCTCGTGTCGTAGCGCAGCCTCTGCCGCCCGGCGCTCAGGGCGAACAGGGGCGGGTCTCGGTCCAGTTGACCATCAGCCGGCGCTCGGCGAAGAGCCATTCGCCGTCCTGCCTGACGAATTCGTCGAGATAGCGGATGGACGCGATCATGATCGTGCGCTCGGCATCGGTCCCATACGAGACGTGGTGGGCCAGGCAGTAGCTCTCACCGCTCGCCCGGTCGCCGTTGAGGGAGACCGTGCTCTGGCCGTTGAAGTGGGTGGTGGCCTTGTAGGTGTTGAGGTTGTCGAACACCGGGGCGAGGGCGTCCCGCCCGTGCAGTTCCTGGGTGGGCTCGGCCGCGGTCGCGTCCATGAAGACCAGGAAGCGGGTGTCCTCGGTGAACAGGGCCATCTGGCCCTTCGCGTCACGCTGGTCGGCGCAGTGCGCGTAGGCGTCGACCAGTTCGCGGATCGCCAGCCGGTCGGCCGCTTCCTGAGGTGAGATCGGGGCGTGGGAGGACATACTGGCTCCCCTCGTGAAACTATTTGACATATGTATAAGAGCACTGGTTGTGGAGGATCGCAACCGTGAGCGGTCGGATCGATCCGCGTGTCACGCGGACCACGCACGCCCTGAGGCAGGCCGTCATGGACCTCGCCTCGGAGCGGCCCGCCTCCCAGATCACCGTCGCCGAGCTGGCCGAACGCGCCGGGGTCACCCGGGCGACCTTCTACAACCGCTACAGCACGCCGCTGGATCCGCTCATCGAGGCGCTCTACGCCGACCTGGAGACCGGGCACCAGCTGGAGGACCGGCGTCGCGCCGAGGGGTACCGGGGCCCGGAGCTGCTGCGTCTGGCCGTTTCGGAGGTGGCCGACCATGTCGAGCGGTTCGCGGCCGTCTACCGGCACGCCCTCGGCGATCCCGCGGACCGTGGCGTCTACGACGCGCTGGTGCGCCACTTCCACCACTACGCCCTCTCCTATATGGCGCGCGCGGCCGGCAGCAGCCTTCCCGATGTCAATCGCGAGGTGACCGCGCAGTTCCTGGCCCACGGTTTCGCCGGAGCGATCAAGGCGTGGCTCAGCGACCCGACCGTCACCGAGGAGGACCTGGTCGACGCTGCCGTGGCGTCAGCACCCGCCTGGTGGGCGGCCGCAGGAGCCGCCCCGCTCGATGGCCGGGACGGATGACCGGCAGCAACCACCCGCGACAAAAGGGGTTGGGCGGGACGGCCACCGGTTGGTACCGTGCAGGCGGACCTTGAAGCCGTCATCAGGAGGTGAGACCCGTGAACGCAGTAACCCATGGGTGCTCCCCGTTTCCTTCATGGTCGGGCGGCTGACGTAGGTGTCGCCGGGAGTGCCTGAACACCAGGCTCTCCTGAAAGGCAGTCACCTATGAATACTGTGCATTTCACTGCGGGCATGAGCGAGCACCCGGTGGTGGTCACCCGGGTCGCGGAACGGCAGTGGCACGCTCTGGCCGAAGACCAGGTGGTCGGCCGCGGCCACGTTGCGCACCGGCCCGACGGGCGGATCTTCCTCAGCATCGACTCGTGGCACAGCGCGGTCTTCGACCGACTCGCCGAGGCGATGCTGGCCGACCTGCCGCGGCCGCTGTACACCGTGGTCGACGAGGCGGACCGCGACCTGACGTCCGACTGGGAGCGGGTCGGTTTCACGCCCCGGCGCCGCGAGTGGGAGTACCTCGTGCCCACCGACCCCCGGGTCACGGGGCTCGACGCGGGCCAACTGCCGCCGGGCGTGACGATCGTGCCCGCCGGCAGGGCGGCGGAAGGCCCGCTGCGCGCGTTGGACCGCGCCGTTCGCGAGGAAGTCGAGGCCACCGTCGGC includes:
- a CDS encoding TetR/AcrR family transcriptional regulator, with the translated sequence MSGRIDPRVTRTTHALRQAVMDLASERPASQITVAELAERAGVTRATFYNRYSTPLDPLIEALYADLETGHQLEDRRRAEGYRGPELLRLAVSEVADHVERFAAVYRHALGDPADRGVYDALVRHFHHYALSYMARAAGSSLPDVNREVTAQFLAHGFAGAIKAWLSDPTVTEEDLVDAAVASAPAWWAAAGAAPLDGRDG
- a CDS encoding GNAT family N-acetyltransferase gives rise to the protein MNTVHFTAGMSEHPVVVTRVAERQWHALAEDQVVGRGHVAHRPDGRIFLSIDSWHSAVFDRLAEAMLADLPRPLYTVVDEADRDLTSDWERVGFTPRRREWEYLVPTDPRVTGLDAGQLPPGVTIVPAGRAAEGPLRALDRAVREEVEATVGWHTMPAEVLPRPSGTTLLDPSKYAVAVRSDQYVGLVRLATVTRQPRIGLIAVRTDQHRRGTARALLAHVLGSLHRSGIGTASAQVDESNKAATALFDGVGAQRASSNLELGI
- a CDS encoding nuclear transport factor 2 family protein — translated: MSSHAPISPQEAADRLAIRELVDAYAHCADQRDAKGQMALFTEDTRFLVFMDATAAEPTQELHGRDALAPVFDNLNTYKATTHFNGQSTVSLNGDRASGESYCLAHHVSYGTDAERTIMIASIRYLDEFVRQDGEWLFAERRLMVNWTETRPCSP